The proteins below come from a single Drosophila busckii strain San Diego stock center, stock number 13000-0081.31 chromosome X, ASM1175060v1, whole genome shotgun sequence genomic window:
- the LOC108605722 gene encoding transmembrane protein 198: MTAAVEPRIGTRTATMATASALHSLDSYDVVYDNQEHDDTRSVAQVLDWPFLIKGILESSHTCAPTSPDTLAALVWAIVAVFGIVYALLGYRCLRAVGFLSGLLVGANAIYILQDFQITWLGKPADLVLAIVAGLLGAVLGSTYPVASVLISAFAGALLSGAAMAICVATMPDNEFGYREIYVAVVGGAVICSVLTLCCVKYVTILTSSIVGTAMIITAVDYFMHDLETINWVLSMKPHPLPPPCYGGLLITAWPVTIVISIMVQCFITAWRVDHRKDLYMRHQQRHPHGPLPLPHGQPQAPGNPHVPMRRAQSRNRETREEARQRKFRYLYQVRTARGDIISQNFVSALQKRIQLSGTETPSERSIKTSSNERNTFRSDRTHFTTIHDPELCDKFEMARDIG; this comes from the exons ATGACGGCTGCAGTTGAGCCCAGAATAGGCACGCGTACAGCCACAATGGCTACCGCTAGTGCTCTGCATTCCCTGGATAGCTATGATGTGGTCTATGACAATCAGGAGCATGATGACACCAGAAGTGTTGCACAAGTGCTGGACTGGCCATTTTTAATCAAG GGCATACTGGAGAGCAGCCATACATGTGCGCCAACCTCGCCGGACACGCTGGCCGCCTTGGTGTGGGCAATTGTTGCGGTCTTTGGCattgtttatgctttactGGGCTATCGCTGCCTGCGCGCTGTGGGCTTCCTCAGCGGATTGCTGGTGGGTGCCAatgccatatatatattgcaggATTTTCAGATTACTTGGCTGGGCAAGCCCGCCGACTTGGTGCTGGCCATTGTTGCGGGTCTGCTGGGTGCAGTGCTGGGCTCCACCTATCCCGTGGCTTCGGTCCTAATAAGCGCCTTTGCGGGTGCTCTGCTCTCCGGCGCTGCAATGGCTATATGCGTGGCCACCATGCCGGACAATGAATTTGGC TATCGTGAGATTTATGTGGCTGTTGTGGGTGGCGCCGTTATATGCTCTGTGCTCACCCTCTGCTGCGTTAAATATGTTACCATCCTAACCTCAAGCATTGTAGGCACGGCAATGATCATAACTGCAGTGGATTATTTCATGCATGATCTGGAGACAATTAACTGG GTGCTCAGCATGAAACCACATCCATTGCCGCCGCCTTGCTATGGCGGACTGCTAATTACCGCCTGGCCTGTGACCATAGTCATCAGCATCATGGTGCAGTGCTTCATAACAGCCTGGCGCGTGGATCATCGCAAGGATTTGTACATGCGCCACCAGCAGCGTCATCCACATGGCCCACTGCCACTGCCCCATGGTCAGCCACAGGCACCAGGCAATCCGCATGTGCCCATGCGGCGCGCTCAATCGCGTAATCGCGAAACGCGCGAGGAGGCCAGACAGCGCAAGTTCCGCTATCTCTACCAGGTACGCACTGCTCGAGGCGATATCATATCGCAGAACTTTGTCTCGGCACTGCAGAAGCGCATACAGCTAAGCGGCACTGAGACGCCATCCGAGCGCTCGATAAAGACCAGCTCGAATGAGCGTAACACATTCCGCAGTGATCGTACACACTTCACCACCATACACGATCCGGAGCTGTGCGATAAGTTCGAGATGGCGCGTGACATTGGATAA
- the LOC108606805 gene encoding cytochrome c oxidase subunit 6B, whose product MSAYKMETAPFDPRFPNQNVTRYCYQSYIDFHRCVKKRGEDFAPCNYFKKVYKSMCPNAWVEKWDDQRESGTFPGRI is encoded by the coding sequence ATGTCGGCCTATAAGATGGAGACCGCACCCTTTGATCCACGTTTCCCCAATCAGAACGTGACTCGCTACTGCTATCAGTCATACATCGACTTCCATCGTTGTGTGAAGAAGCGCGGAGAGGACTTTGCGCCTTGCAACTACTTCAAGAAGGTCTACAAATCCATGTGCCCCAATGCCTGGGTTGAGAAGTGGGATGATCAGCGCGAGAGCGGCACATTCCCGGGACGCATCTAA
- the LOC108606802 gene encoding splicing factor U2af large subunit A, translating into MSAARLPYYQQQSGGDCQHQQRWRGDSRGQRHNERSSRRERSRSAERRRYSRSRSVERPRKRHSRSRDRERERERRHHNHNHNHQQQQRHHRERDSRDRSWERDRGKDRERDRDKDREHNRRRHYRRDSRSRSRSHTPTPSSSRRLQQHQLQLHGSSKYDGRANGNDKAMSAVGAYYNLDTDEPFDKERIHREIEEKLRETLARDGKVYPPPKPEPVHPVFANDGSFMELFKKMQQGHPHQQNAETAAATAAAAAAAIALREQQLLMENCTPYGLLPTIAVGAASSAAAPYIAAAAAGKTAPPPPLVGRRRGGKILKTGVVAKLKTPNERNVDPKDFWSLYLAEVNKYKSHACDTDNGKRPLVK; encoded by the coding sequence ATGTCTGCAGCACGCTTGCCGTACTATCAGCAACAGTCGGGAGGAGACTGCCAACATCAGCAGCGCTGGCGCGGTGACAGTCGCGGGCAGCGTCATaatgagcgcagcagcaggcgcgAGCGCAGCCGTTCCGCTGAGCGTCGACGTTATAGTCGCAGTCGCTCCGTAGAACGCCCGCGTAAGCgtcacagtcgcagtcgtGATCGTGAGCGAGAACGAGAACGACGTcatcataatcataatcacaatcatcagcagcagcagcgtcatcaCAGAGAAAGAGACTCGCGTGATCGTTCCTGGGAGCGGGATCGTGGCAAAGATCGTGAACGCGATAGAGACAAGGATAGAGAACATAACAGACGTCGTCACTATCGACGCGATtcgcgcagtcgcagtcgcagccatACGCCGACGCCAAGCAGCTCAcgtcgactgcagcagcatcaattgCAGCTACATGGAAGCAGCAAATATGATGGGCGTGCAAACGGCAATGATAAAGCCATGTCGGCCGTAGGTGCTTACTATAATCTGGATACGGATGAGCCATTTGACAAGGAGCGCATACATCGCGAGATTGAGGAGAAGCTGCGCGAGACGCTGGCACGCGATGGGAAAGTATATCCGCCGCCGAAGCCGGAACCAGTGCATCCAGTGTTTGCCAACGATGGCTCCTTCATGGAACTCTTTAAGAAAATGCAGCAAGGCCATCCCCACCAGCAGAATGCAGAGACCgcggcagccacagcagcagctgccgcagctgccaTCGCCTTGCGTGAGCAACAACTGCTGATGGAAAACTGCACACCCTATGGCCTGCTGCCCACCATAGCAGTGGGTGCAGCCAGCTCCGCAGCTGCTCCATATatagcagccgcagcagcgggCAAAACtgcgccaccgccgccactTGTGGGACGTCGCCGTGGcggtaaaatattaaaaaccgGAGTTGTGGCCAAACTGAAGACTCCAAATGAACGTAATGTGGATCCAAAGGATTTCTGGTCACTGTATCTGGCCGAagttaacaaatacaaaagccaTGCCTGCGATACGGACAATGGCAAGCGGCCTTTGGTTAAATAG